One Bdellovibrio bacteriovorus str. Tiberius DNA segment encodes these proteins:
- the ctaD gene encoding cytochrome c oxidase subunit I, with amino-acid sequence MANTKAHGDNYINFEKGIWSWLTTVDHKRIGLMYFITVMFFFLIGGIMALLLRLELFAPNAAPNVGQILANGDVYNQVMTYHGAIMVFMVIVPGIPAILGNFFLPLQIGAKDVAFPRINLLSWYCFMAGAILAIATFFTTKIDTGWTFYTPYSIRTGTATAMMVLAAFIMGMSSILTGLNFIVTVHKLRAPGMTMHRMPLFIWSLYATAILQMLATPVLGITLLLLAVERFLGIGIFDPKLGGDPVLFQHFFWFYSHPAVYIMIIPAMGIISELITTFSKKVIFGYTAIAYSSLGIAAVSFFVWGHHMFVSGQSETTGIVFSFLTMLVGVPTAIKMFNWVATFYKGSVEFRSPMLYALGFMFLFAIGGVTGVMLATLPIDVHFHDTYFVVAHFHYVMVGGTLMALMGGYYYWFPKMFGKMYNETTARISFVFIFIGFNVTFFPQFILGAMGMPRRYFDYIPAYENLNKISTVGSWLILIGFLVGLYTIVQGLMKGEKAPMNPWGSKTLEWQTSSPPPHDNFSVEPVVTAGPYEYR; translated from the coding sequence TGGAGCTTTTTGCTCCGAATGCGGCTCCGAACGTGGGTCAGATCCTGGCAAACGGTGACGTTTACAATCAGGTGATGACGTATCACGGGGCGATCATGGTCTTCATGGTTATCGTTCCTGGTATCCCGGCGATCCTGGGTAACTTCTTCCTGCCTTTGCAAATCGGCGCGAAAGACGTGGCCTTCCCAAGAATCAACCTGCTGAGCTGGTACTGCTTCATGGCGGGTGCGATCCTGGCGATTGCAACTTTCTTCACTACTAAGATCGACACGGGTTGGACGTTCTACACTCCATATTCTATCAGAACGGGTACAGCGACGGCGATGATGGTTCTGGCAGCCTTCATCATGGGTATGTCCTCCATCCTGACAGGTCTGAACTTCATCGTGACCGTGCACAAGCTAAGAGCTCCGGGCATGACCATGCACCGTATGCCTTTGTTCATCTGGTCTTTGTATGCCACAGCGATCCTTCAGATGTTGGCGACTCCGGTTCTGGGTATCACATTGCTTCTTTTGGCAGTGGAAAGATTCCTGGGTATCGGTATCTTCGATCCTAAACTGGGTGGTGACCCGGTATTGTTCCAGCACTTCTTCTGGTTCTACTCTCACCCTGCGGTTTACATCATGATCATCCCGGCAATGGGTATCATCTCTGAGCTGATCACGACCTTCTCCAAAAAAGTCATCTTCGGTTACACGGCGATTGCATACTCTTCTTTGGGTATCGCGGCGGTGTCCTTCTTCGTTTGGGGTCACCACATGTTCGTATCCGGTCAGTCTGAAACTACCGGTATCGTGTTCTCTTTCCTGACAATGCTGGTTGGGGTTCCGACAGCGATCAAGATGTTCAACTGGGTTGCGACGTTCTACAAAGGTTCTGTGGAATTCCGTTCTCCGATGTTGTACGCCCTGGGCTTCATGTTCCTGTTCGCCATCGGTGGTGTGACAGGGGTTATGTTGGCTACACTTCCAATCGACGTTCACTTCCATGACACTTACTTCGTGGTAGCTCACTTCCACTACGTGATGGTGGGTGGTACTTTGATGGCGTTGATGGGTGGTTACTACTACTGGTTCCCGAAAATGTTCGGCAAGATGTACAACGAAACCACAGCTCGTATTTCCTTCGTGTTCATCTTCATCGGTTTCAACGTGACCTTCTTCCCTCAGTTCATCCTGGGCGCGATGGGTATGCCACGTCGTTACTTCGATTACATCCCGGCTTACGAGAATCTGAACAAGATCTCCACAGTGGGTTCCTGGTTGATCCTTATCGGCTTCCTGGTTGGTCTGTACACGATCGTTCAGGGTCTGATGAAGGGTGAAAAAGCTCCGATGAATCCTTGGGGCTCCAAAACTTTGGAATGGCAGACGTCCTCTCCACCTCCACACGACAACTTCAGTGTTGAACCAGTAGTAACAGCGGGGCCTTATGAGTACAGATAA
- a CDS encoding cytochrome C oxidase subunit IV family protein, with amino-acid sequence MAQHNDNNPNVLHPHITPLATYFKVAMALFGLTFLTIIAHHFRANLGALAAPVAFLIALVKATLVCLWFMHLKDDTKINRFVFASGFFFLALLFVICAMDIATRVLEVSPL; translated from the coding sequence ATGGCTCAACATAACGACAACAACCCGAATGTTCTTCATCCGCACATCACTCCACTGGCAACTTACTTCAAAGTTGCCATGGCGTTGTTCGGTCTGACTTTCCTGACAATCATCGCCCACCACTTCAGAGCAAATCTGGGTGCTTTGGCGGCGCCGGTGGCGTTCCTGATTGCTTTGGTGAAAGCGACTCTTGTGTGTCTTTGGTTCATGCACTTGAAAGATGACACCAAAATCAACCGTTTCGTATTTGCTTCCGGCTTCTTCTTCCTGGCGCTGCTTTTCGTGATTTGTGCTATGGATATCGCGACACGCGTACTAGAAGTCAGCCCACTATAA
- a CDS encoding protoheme IX farnesyltransferase codes for MLRLYADLTKFGIVVFSVLAGLAGYATGFQIENPFDWKIFLEALLGIYFLSSGSLALNQVQDWKLDQKMPRTAKRPIPSGKIKPAAAGILSVGLLLVGLNILFKLEPVAGWVGLFCVFLYNGPYTLWWKRRWVFAAVPGAIPGALPVTIGYAVANPDIFNSESLYLFLIMFLWQMPHFWVLAIRYKDDYAAGGIPTLPVALGMEKTMFQVGLYTFVYVGVALAAPMFVHASWMFVLLTFPFVFKVLQEFYRYYKSNGTERWLAFFMWLNVSMLVFIIIPVIDKWNFLFIHHN; via the coding sequence GTGTTACGTTTATACGCAGATCTTACCAAGTTTGGCATAGTCGTTTTCTCAGTCCTTGCGGGACTGGCCGGCTATGCCACTGGTTTCCAGATTGAAAATCCCTTTGATTGGAAAATCTTCCTTGAAGCTCTGCTGGGGATTTACTTCCTCAGTTCCGGTTCGCTGGCCCTGAATCAGGTGCAGGACTGGAAGCTTGATCAAAAAATGCCCCGTACAGCCAAGCGTCCGATCCCTTCCGGTAAAATCAAACCGGCAGCGGCGGGCATTCTTTCTGTTGGTCTGTTGCTGGTGGGTTTGAACATTCTGTTCAAGCTGGAGCCAGTGGCCGGCTGGGTGGGTTTGTTCTGCGTCTTCCTTTACAACGGTCCTTACACTTTATGGTGGAAACGCCGTTGGGTGTTTGCAGCCGTTCCGGGTGCGATCCCGGGCGCTTTGCCAGTGACCATCGGTTACGCGGTGGCAAATCCGGATATTTTCAACTCTGAATCTTTGTATCTGTTCCTGATCATGTTCCTGTGGCAGATGCCGCACTTCTGGGTGCTGGCGATCCGTTACAAGGATGACTATGCGGCCGGAGGTATTCCAACCTTGCCGGTGGCTTTGGGGATGGAAAAAACCATGTTCCAGGTCGGTCTTTACACCTTCGTGTATGTGGGTGTGGCTTTGGCGGCGCCGATGTTCGTTCACGCCAGCTGGATGTTCGTACTTCTGACATTCCCGTTTGTGTTCAAGGTTCTGCAAGAATTCTATCGATACTATAAGTCCAATGGGACCGAACGTTGGTTGGCCTTCTTTATGTGGCTCAACGTTTCGATGCTGGTGTTCATCATCATTCCAGTCATCGACAAATGGAACTTCCTCTTTATTCATCATAATTAA
- a CDS encoding superoxide dismutase family protein — protein sequence MKKMLLVSLLAVAMTSCMHKSKKAEAPAPADSTPTPTATAAPQKAQAVLKTTKGSKLKGIIHFTEGDGEMKIETMVEGIKPGPHGFHIHEKGDCSAADFSSAGGHFNPTKGSHAGHDGHGRHVGDMGNLIADNKSKAITTLVIKGMTMKPGVESIIGKAVVIHADKDDLKSQPAGNSGARIACGVIQAL from the coding sequence ATGAAGAAAATGTTGCTTGTCAGTTTGTTGGCCGTTGCGATGACTTCTTGTATGCATAAATCCAAGAAGGCGGAAGCTCCAGCCCCTGCTGATTCCACTCCAACCCCGACGGCGACAGCCGCTCCGCAAAAAGCCCAGGCCGTTCTGAAAACCACCAAAGGTTCCAAACTGAAAGGCATCATTCACTTCACCGAAGGTGATGGCGAAATGAAAATCGAAACCATGGTTGAAGGAATCAAACCAGGTCCTCACGGATTCCATATCCATGAAAAAGGCGATTGCTCTGCTGCAGACTTTTCTTCAGCCGGTGGCCACTTCAATCCGACCAAGGGATCTCACGCAGGTCACGACGGTCATGGACGCCATGTGGGTGACATGGGAAATCTGATTGCCGACAACAAGTCCAAAGCCATCACAACTCTGGTGATCAAAGGCATGACCATGAAGCCAGGTGTGGAAAGCATCATCGGTAAAGCCGTGGTTATTCACGCGGACAAGGATGATTTGAAATCCCAACCGGCAGGAAACTCTGGTGCGCGTATTGCTTGTGGAGTGATTCAGGCCCTTTAA
- the maiA gene encoding maleylacetoacetate isomerase gives MSSIVLYNYFRSSTSYRVRLALHHKGLAFEYKPINLLKSEQLTPEYKAINPLGGVPTLVHDGKIIPESFAIIEYLDEVFPQTPLMPKDAYKRARIRQVCEVINSFMHPMANLKTLKYLTGKHGYDQDQKDEWAQHWIYQGLEVLETTLKEFSGTYSFGDEITMADVFLIPQLLTSQRYKADITKFPTLVKINNNCLKLEAFQKAHPFKQIDTPDEFKK, from the coding sequence ATGTCCTCGATAGTACTTTACAACTATTTTCGAAGTTCCACTTCGTACCGTGTTCGCCTGGCTTTGCACCACAAGGGTCTGGCCTTTGAATACAAGCCCATCAATCTGCTGAAGAGCGAACAACTGACCCCCGAATACAAAGCCATCAATCCTCTGGGCGGCGTTCCCACCCTGGTTCACGACGGCAAGATCATCCCGGAATCGTTTGCCATCATCGAATACCTGGATGAGGTCTTCCCACAAACCCCACTGATGCCGAAAGATGCTTACAAGCGTGCCCGCATCCGCCAAGTGTGCGAGGTGATTAATTCCTTCATGCACCCGATGGCCAATTTGAAAACCCTGAAGTATCTGACCGGCAAACACGGCTACGATCAGGACCAGAAAGACGAATGGGCCCAGCACTGGATCTATCAGGGACTTGAAGTTCTTGAAACAACCCTGAAAGAATTCTCGGGAACTTACAGCTTCGGTGATGAAATCACCATGGCCGATGTCTTCCTAATCCCGCAGCTTTTAACATCTCAACGCTACAAAGCCGACATCACCAAATTCCCAACCTTGGTAAAGATCAACAACAACTGCCTGAAGCTGGAAGCCTTCCAAAAGGCTCACCCCTTCAAACAAATCGACACCCCAGACGAATTCAAAAAATAA
- a CDS encoding cytochrome c oxidase subunit 3 family protein, with the protein MSTDNTVHGAHTAHVAHHFKTAEQQYSSGKEGIWLFMLTEILMFGAIFVGYAIYHNMYPAMFAEGASSLDWKMGFVNTLVLIFSSFTMAISISFIQKNEQKKAVLALATTVLCGAIFMVIKYFEYQHKFHLGLFPGKFLDVAKVGAEHANLGLYFGFYYVMTGLHGIHVLLGMGLITWCLIRTIRGDFHSQYWIVVEGVGLFWHIVDLIWIFLFPLLYLVG; encoded by the coding sequence ATGAGTACAGATAATACAGTTCACGGCGCTCACACAGCACACGTAGCTCACCACTTTAAAACGGCTGAGCAACAGTATTCCTCTGGTAAAGAGGGTATCTGGTTGTTCATGCTGACAGAGATCCTGATGTTCGGTGCGATCTTTGTTGGGTATGCTATCTATCACAACATGTATCCAGCGATGTTCGCTGAAGGCGCATCTTCCCTAGATTGGAAGATGGGTTTCGTGAACACCCTGGTTCTGATCTTCTCGTCCTTCACAATGGCGATCTCGATTTCCTTCATCCAGAAGAACGAGCAGAAAAAAGCGGTCCTTGCCCTGGCAACGACAGTTCTTTGCGGCGCGATCTTCATGGTGATCAAGTACTTCGAATACCAGCATAAATTCCACCTGGGTCTGTTCCCGGGTAAATTCCTGGATGTCGCGAAAGTGGGCGCAGAGCACGCAAACCTTGGTTTGTACTTCGGCTTCTACTACGTAATGACAGGTCTGCACGGTATCCACGTATTGTTGGGTATGGGTCTGATCACTTGGTGTTTGATCCGCACTATCCGCGGTGATTTCCACAGTCAGTACTGGATCGTTGTTGAAGGTGTTGGTTTGTTCTGGCACATCGTCGACTTGATCTGGATCTTCCTATTCCCTCTTCTTTATTTGGTGGGGTAA
- a CDS encoding fumarylacetoacetate hydrolase family protein gives MKLGSLKSSQGMDGELCVISRDLKTAVKATAIASSLREAMEKWSEKEASLKKLSDDLNAGKATGAFAVKEGDFHSALPRTWLFADGSAFIYHIKLVRMARKAPLPETLSTVPLMYQGECGQFLAPTEDIPQRDFAHGTDFEGEVGVVTDFVPMGVTPDEALKYIRLYVLINDVSLRGLIPEELASGFGFFQSKPASALAPFAVTADELGEALKDGRIHLPLNVKYNGEFFGKANAGAMHFHFGQLIAHAAKTRNLAAGSVIGSGTVSNEDHANGSSCLAEKRMIEQIETGAIKTPFMKSGDTVEMEMFNAQGESIFGRIFQKVKAV, from the coding sequence GTGAAATTAGGTTCTCTTAAATCGTCTCAGGGTATGGATGGTGAATTGTGTGTGATCAGCCGCGATCTGAAGACTGCGGTGAAAGCCACAGCGATTGCATCTTCCCTGCGTGAGGCGATGGAAAAATGGTCCGAGAAAGAAGCTTCCCTGAAGAAACTTTCTGACGATCTGAATGCGGGCAAAGCGACCGGTGCTTTTGCCGTTAAAGAAGGTGATTTCCACTCCGCGCTTCCGCGCACGTGGTTATTTGCTGATGGTTCTGCTTTTATCTATCACATCAAGCTTGTGCGCATGGCGCGCAAAGCTCCGCTGCCAGAGACTTTGAGCACCGTTCCCCTGATGTATCAGGGCGAATGCGGCCAGTTTCTGGCGCCAACAGAAGACATCCCTCAGCGTGATTTCGCGCACGGGACGGATTTTGAGGGTGAAGTGGGTGTGGTGACTGATTTCGTGCCGATGGGTGTGACGCCTGATGAAGCTCTAAAGTACATCCGTTTGTATGTTCTGATCAACGACGTGTCTTTGCGCGGCCTGATCCCTGAAGAACTGGCCTCTGGTTTTGGCTTTTTCCAAAGCAAGCCGGCATCGGCTTTGGCGCCATTTGCAGTGACTGCAGATGAGCTGGGTGAAGCACTGAAAGACGGGCGCATTCATCTGCCGCTGAACGTGAAATACAATGGTGAATTCTTTGGTAAAGCCAATGCGGGCGCCATGCACTTCCACTTTGGTCAGTTGATTGCCCACGCGGCAAAAACCCGCAACCTGGCGGCTGGTTCTGTGATCGGCAGTGGAACTGTTTCCAATGAAGATCATGCCAATGGTTCAAGCTGTCTGGCGGAAAAACGCATGATTGAACAAATCGAGACAGGTGCGATCAAAACGCCATTTATGAAGTCCGGCGACACCGTTGAGATGGAAATGTTCAACGCTCAAGGTGAAAGCATCTTCGGACGAATCTTCCAGAAGGTGAAGGCCGTTTAA
- a CDS encoding porin family protein, with translation MKKLALTVMAALGMMSSVAMADIDYGLEVGIRQQSGEVDSDLASVKSQMGFQFGATAHFPISGAWHMRTGLLYTQRPVVVETDATGDENKISMNYLDVPVALMYKFEEYAGVFAGVSLGLNLDSDAEVGKVNDVKSPLTPIIFGASFKFAPQLGATLYYETASGDAADGLKNYRAVGANLQITFD, from the coding sequence ATGAAAAAGTTGGCTCTAACAGTGATGGCGGCTTTGGGTATGATGTCATCCGTTGCGATGGCAGATATTGATTATGGTTTGGAAGTGGGTATTCGTCAGCAGTCCGGTGAAGTGGATTCTGATCTGGCTTCTGTAAAATCCCAAATGGGTTTCCAGTTCGGGGCAACAGCTCATTTCCCGATTTCCGGTGCATGGCACATGCGCACAGGTCTGCTTTACACTCAAAGACCGGTGGTTGTAGAAACCGATGCAACAGGTGATGAAAACAAGATCAGCATGAACTATCTGGATGTTCCGGTGGCTCTTATGTACAAATTTGAAGAATACGCGGGCGTGTTTGCCGGTGTTTCTTTGGGTCTGAACCTGGACAGCGATGCTGAAGTCGGCAAAGTGAACGATGTTAAATCTCCACTGACTCCGATCATCTTCGGCGCAAGCTTCAAATTTGCCCCGCAATTGGGCGCGACTTTGTATTATGAAACTGCCAGCGGTGATGCAGCTGACGGTCTGAAAAACTACCGCGCAGTGGGCGCGAACTTGCAGATCACTTTTGACTAA